A window of Hevea brasiliensis isolate MT/VB/25A 57/8 chromosome 14, ASM3005281v1, whole genome shotgun sequence contains these coding sequences:
- the LOC110650335 gene encoding uncharacterized protein LOC110650335 isoform X2, translated as MTRCFSFTASRDWFYRYSFGNAGLRSISSDFGDGTIMHCWVPRTRKLSKPNLVLVHGFGANAMWQYGEHLRHFIDRFNVYVPDLLFFGESYTSRPERHESFQAQSLMRLMESQGVHRMSLVGISYGGFVGYSLAAQFPTAVEKIVLCCAGVCLEEKDMENGLFKVSNLDEAASILLPQTPEKLRELMKFSFVKPTRGVPSFFLADYIDVMCTEFAEEKRELIQAILKGRKLSKLPRITQPTLIVWGEQDQIFPLELGHRLQRCIILVIGMWEKVQN; from the exons ATGACTAGATGTTTCAGCTTCACAGCTTCCCGTGATTGGTTCTATCGTTACTCATTTGGCAACGCCGGTCTCCGATCAATCTCCTCCGATTTCGGAGATGGCACCATCATGCATTGTTGGGTGCCAAGAACCAGGAAATTATCTAAACCAAACCTTGTTCTTGTCCACGGCTTCGGTGCCAATGCAATGTGGCAATACGGTGAGCATCTCCGTCACTTCATTGATCGTTTCAACGTCTACGTGCCGGACCTCCTCTTCTTCGGCGAGTCCTACACGTCGAGGCCTGAAAGGCATGAATCTTTCCAAGCTCAGAGTCTGATGAGGCTAATGGAGTCACAAGGAGTGCATAGAATGAGCCTTGTAGGGATCAGCTATGGAGGATTTGTTGGGTATAGCTTGGCAGCACAGTTTCCTACGGCTGTAGAGAAGATTGTGTTGTGTTGTGCTGGGGTTTGCTTGGAAGAAAAGGATATGGAAAATGGTTTGTTTAAGGTATCAAATTTGGATGAAGCAGCCAGCATTTTATTGCCACAGACACCAGAGAAATTAAGAGAGTTGATGAAATTTTCTTTTGTGAAGCCAACCAGAGGAGTCCCCTCTTTCTTTCTTGCAGATTACATTGAT GTTATGTGCACAGAATTTGCTGAGGAGAAGAGAGAGCTAATTCAGGCTATACTCAAGGGTCGAAAGCTTTCTAAGCTACCAAGGATCACCCAG CCAACGTTAATAGTTTGGGGAGAGCAAGATCAAATATTCCCTCTGGAACTAGGGCACAGATTACAAAG GTGCATAATCCTTGTGATAGGCATGTGGGAGAAAGTGCAGAATTAG
- the LOC110650335 gene encoding uncharacterized protein LOC110650335 isoform X3, translating to MTRCFSFTASRDWFYRYSFGNAGLRSISSDFGDGTIMHCWVPRTRKLSKPNLVLVHGFGANAMWQYGEHLRHFIDRFNVYVPDLLFFGESYTSRPERHESFQAQSLMRLMESQGVHRMSLVGISYGGFVGYSLAAQFPTAVEKIVLCCAGVCLEEKDMENGLFKVSNLDEAASILLPQTPEKLRELMKFSFVKPTRGVPSFFLADYIDVMCTEFAEEKRELIQAILKGRKLSKLPRITQPTLIVWGEQDQIFPLELGHRLQS from the exons ATGACTAGATGTTTCAGCTTCACAGCTTCCCGTGATTGGTTCTATCGTTACTCATTTGGCAACGCCGGTCTCCGATCAATCTCCTCCGATTTCGGAGATGGCACCATCATGCATTGTTGGGTGCCAAGAACCAGGAAATTATCTAAACCAAACCTTGTTCTTGTCCACGGCTTCGGTGCCAATGCAATGTGGCAATACGGTGAGCATCTCCGTCACTTCATTGATCGTTTCAACGTCTACGTGCCGGACCTCCTCTTCTTCGGCGAGTCCTACACGTCGAGGCCTGAAAGGCATGAATCTTTCCAAGCTCAGAGTCTGATGAGGCTAATGGAGTCACAAGGAGTGCATAGAATGAGCCTTGTAGGGATCAGCTATGGAGGATTTGTTGGGTATAGCTTGGCAGCACAGTTTCCTACGGCTGTAGAGAAGATTGTGTTGTGTTGTGCTGGGGTTTGCTTGGAAGAAAAGGATATGGAAAATGGTTTGTTTAAGGTATCAAATTTGGATGAAGCAGCCAGCATTTTATTGCCACAGACACCAGAGAAATTAAGAGAGTTGATGAAATTTTCTTTTGTGAAGCCAACCAGAGGAGTCCCCTCTTTCTTTCTTGCAGATTACATTGAT GTTATGTGCACAGAATTTGCTGAGGAGAAGAGAGAGCTAATTCAGGCTATACTCAAGGGTCGAAAGCTTTCTAAGCTACCAAGGATCACCCAG CCAACGTTAATAGTTTGGGGAGAGCAAGATCAAATATTCCCTCTGGAACTAGGGCACAGATTACAAAG CTAA
- the LOC110650335 gene encoding uncharacterized protein LOC110650335 isoform X1 — MTRCFSFTASRDWFYRYSFGNAGLRSISSDFGDGTIMHCWVPRTRKLSKPNLVLVHGFGANAMWQYGEHLRHFIDRFNVYVPDLLFFGESYTSRPERHESFQAQSLMRLMESQGVHRMSLVGISYGGFVGYSLAAQFPTAVEKIVLCCAGVCLEEKDMENGLFKVSNLDEAASILLPQTPEKLRELMKFSFVKPTRGVPSFFLADYIDVMCTEFAEEKRELIQAILKGRKLSKLPRITQPTLIVWGEQDQIFPLELGHRLQRHVGESAELVVIKNAGHAVNLEKAKEFAKHLKSFLIDSVTSPSTHQYHLFH; from the exons ATGACTAGATGTTTCAGCTTCACAGCTTCCCGTGATTGGTTCTATCGTTACTCATTTGGCAACGCCGGTCTCCGATCAATCTCCTCCGATTTCGGAGATGGCACCATCATGCATTGTTGGGTGCCAAGAACCAGGAAATTATCTAAACCAAACCTTGTTCTTGTCCACGGCTTCGGTGCCAATGCAATGTGGCAATACGGTGAGCATCTCCGTCACTTCATTGATCGTTTCAACGTCTACGTGCCGGACCTCCTCTTCTTCGGCGAGTCCTACACGTCGAGGCCTGAAAGGCATGAATCTTTCCAAGCTCAGAGTCTGATGAGGCTAATGGAGTCACAAGGAGTGCATAGAATGAGCCTTGTAGGGATCAGCTATGGAGGATTTGTTGGGTATAGCTTGGCAGCACAGTTTCCTACGGCTGTAGAGAAGATTGTGTTGTGTTGTGCTGGGGTTTGCTTGGAAGAAAAGGATATGGAAAATGGTTTGTTTAAGGTATCAAATTTGGATGAAGCAGCCAGCATTTTATTGCCACAGACACCAGAGAAATTAAGAGAGTTGATGAAATTTTCTTTTGTGAAGCCAACCAGAGGAGTCCCCTCTTTCTTTCTTGCAGATTACATTGAT GTTATGTGCACAGAATTTGCTGAGGAGAAGAGAGAGCTAATTCAGGCTATACTCAAGGGTCGAAAGCTTTCTAAGCTACCAAGGATCACCCAG CCAACGTTAATAGTTTGGGGAGAGCAAGATCAAATATTCCCTCTGGAACTAGGGCACAGATTACAAAG GCATGTGGGAGAAAGTGCAGAATTAGTGGTAATTAAGAATGCTGGGCATGCAGTAAACTTAGAGAAGGCCAAGGAGTTTGCTAAGCACTTAAAATCATTCCTCATTGATTCAGTTACATCTCCATCAACTCATCAGTACCATCTCTTCCACTAA